The proteins below come from a single Prolixibacter sp. NT017 genomic window:
- a CDS encoding NUDIX domain-containing protein yields the protein MMEQKQEMHEFINRGDEHFMAHISLDCVIFGFHANQLKVLLLKIRHDDRWALPGGFVLKKETMEEAADRVLNERTGLNDIFLRQFHVFSDIHRSNTEKFLELMRSEGIVVEENNWLTKRFISVGFYALVDYEKAIPAEGWDSEACEWFDLDNVGELILDHNEIIGAALETMRRQLNYLPIGYNLLPEKFTMPELQKLYETILGKTLDRRNFQRRMLAYGILDRLDERRKGGAHKAPYLYKFNLEQYQKALKEGLQGGW from the coding sequence ATGATGGAGCAAAAACAGGAAATGCACGAGTTTATCAATCGGGGAGATGAGCACTTCATGGCGCATATTTCACTCGATTGTGTCATTTTTGGATTTCATGCCAACCAGTTGAAAGTTCTCCTGTTGAAAATCCGTCATGACGATCGGTGGGCATTGCCCGGGGGTTTCGTTTTAAAAAAAGAAACCATGGAAGAAGCTGCCGACCGTGTGTTGAATGAACGAACCGGGCTGAATGATATCTTTCTGCGCCAGTTTCATGTGTTTAGCGACATTCATCGCTCCAATACCGAGAAGTTTTTAGAGCTGATGCGTAGTGAAGGAATCGTGGTTGAGGAGAATAACTGGCTGACAAAGCGATTTATTTCCGTTGGGTTTTATGCGTTGGTTGACTATGAGAAAGCTATTCCTGCAGAAGGATGGGACAGTGAAGCTTGTGAATGGTTCGACCTTGATAACGTCGGTGAATTGATACTCGACCACAATGAAATTATCGGTGCAGCCCTGGAAACCATGCGGCGGCAGTTGAATTACCTGCCTATTGGATATAATCTTCTTCCTGAAAAATTCACCATGCCGGAGCTGCAAAAGTTGTATGAAACCATTCTGGGCAAAACGCTCGACCGGAGAAACTTTCAGCGAAGAATGCTGGCTTACGGCATTCTTGACAGATTGGATGAGCGTCGTAAAGGTGGTGCACATAAAGCGCCGTATTTGTACAAATTCAATCTGGAACAATATCAAAAAGCCCTGAAGGAAGGTCTTCAGGGCGGTTGGTAA